One genomic segment of Methylocystis sp. SC2 includes these proteins:
- a CDS encoding AAA family ATPase → MRTIAFVTQKGGAGKSTLASSVAVAARQAGERVFIIDLDPLQTLVRWSRARGAADIAVEHVPPAKLSKALAALAAKGVTLAIIDAPGQEGDYFSAAVRAADLCVIPARPNAFDLWASDVTRMRVKEKGKDYAFLLNQCPPAQQSARVELGAKALQAMGGLLAPLVSSRVDYQEAARLGRGVGEYNPDGVAAEEMRELWASIKRRLKKPVGAAKTAPAKPTKAVRNAA, encoded by the coding sequence ATGCGCACCATCGCTTTCGTCACCCAGAAAGGCGGCGCCGGCAAGAGCACGCTCGCCAGCAGCGTCGCCGTCGCCGCGCGCCAGGCTGGGGAACGCGTGTTCATCATCGATCTCGACCCGCTGCAAACCCTCGTCCGTTGGTCGCGCGCGCGCGGCGCCGCCGACATCGCGGTCGAACACGTGCCGCCGGCGAAGCTGAGCAAGGCGCTCGCCGCGCTCGCCGCAAAGGGCGTGACGCTCGCCATTATCGATGCGCCGGGCCAGGAGGGCGACTATTTTTCGGCGGCCGTGCGCGCCGCCGATCTTTGCGTCATTCCGGCGCGTCCCAACGCCTTCGATCTCTGGGCGTCGGACGTCACCCGCATGCGCGTGAAGGAGAAAGGCAAGGATTACGCCTTTCTGCTCAACCAATGTCCGCCCGCCCAACAGAGCGCGCGCGTCGAACTCGGGGCCAAGGCGCTGCAGGCGATGGGCGGTCTTCTCGCGCCGCTCGTGTCGTCGCGCGTCGATTACCAGGAAGCGGCGCGGCTCGGGCGCGGGGTCGGCGAATACAACCCCGACGGCGTCGCGGCGGAGGAGATGCGGGAGCTTTGGGCCTCGATCAAGCGCAGATTGAAAAAACCGGTCGGCGCGGCCAAGACGGCGCCCGCGAAGCCGACGAAGGCGGTCAGGAACGCCGCCTGA
- a CDS encoding replication-associated recombination protein A, with the protein MSDLFQAAKLENDAPRPLADRLRPTRLDEVAGQDHLLGPEGALTRLIRAGALGSLIFWGPPGTGKTTVARLLAHETKLAFVQISAIFSGVADLKKTFEAARARRAAGQGTLLFVDEIHRFNRAQQDSFLPVMEDGTIALIGATTENPSFELNAALLSRARVMTFKALDEAAIEQLLKRAENVEGKPLPLESDARAALVGMADGDGRAALTLAEEIWRAAKPGEIFDRTGLVDLVQRRAPIYDKAQEGHYNLISALHKCVRGSDPDAALYYLARMLAAGEDPLFLARRIVRMAVEDIGLADPQALVVANAAKDAYDFLGSPEGELALAQAVIYVATAPKSNAAYVAFKRAQRVAEEKGSLTPPKIILNAPTKLMREEGYGANYEYDHDSPEAFSGQNYWPDSLSRQKFYRPVERGFEREIAKRLDYWERLRKERGDS; encoded by the coding sequence ATGTCCGATCTGTTCCAAGCCGCGAAGCTCGAAAACGACGCGCCGCGTCCGCTCGCCGACCGGCTGCGGCCGACGCGTCTCGATGAGGTGGCCGGACAGGATCATCTGCTTGGACCCGAGGGCGCGCTGACGCGCCTCATCCGCGCCGGCGCGCTCGGCTCGCTCATCTTCTGGGGTCCGCCCGGCACCGGCAAGACCACGGTCGCGCGGCTTCTCGCGCATGAAACCAAGCTCGCCTTCGTGCAGATATCGGCGATCTTCTCCGGCGTCGCCGATTTGAAGAAGACCTTCGAGGCGGCGCGCGCCAGACGCGCCGCCGGCCAGGGAACGTTGCTCTTCGTCGACGAGATTCACCGCTTCAATCGCGCCCAGCAGGATTCCTTCCTGCCGGTGATGGAGGACGGCACGATCGCGCTCATCGGCGCAACGACCGAAAACCCATCCTTTGAACTCAACGCCGCGCTGCTCTCGCGCGCGCGCGTGATGACCTTCAAGGCGCTCGACGAAGCGGCGATCGAACAGCTGCTCAAGCGCGCCGAAAACGTCGAAGGCAAGCCGCTGCCGCTCGAATCCGACGCGCGCGCCGCGCTTGTCGGCATGGCCGACGGCGATGGCCGCGCGGCGTTGACGCTCGCCGAGGAAATCTGGCGCGCCGCCAAGCCCGGCGAAATCTTCGATCGGACGGGGCTCGTCGACCTCGTGCAGCGCCGCGCGCCGATCTACGACAAGGCGCAGGAAGGCCACTACAATCTCATCAGCGCATTGCACAAATGCGTCCGCGGTTCGGACCCGGACGCCGCGCTCTACTATCTCGCGCGCATGCTCGCCGCCGGAGAAGATCCGCTGTTTCTCGCACGCCGCATCGTGCGCATGGCGGTCGAAGACATCGGCCTGGCCGATCCGCAAGCGCTCGTCGTCGCCAACGCCGCCAAGGACGCCTATGATTTTCTCGGCAGCCCCGAGGGCGAACTCGCGCTGGCGCAGGCGGTGATCTATGTGGCGACCGCGCCCAAATCCAACGCCGCCTATGTCGCCTTCAAGCGCGCGCAGCGCGTCGCGGAGGAGAAGGGCTCGCTGACGCCGCCGAAAATCATCCTCAACGCGCCGACGAAGTTGATGCGCGAAGAAGGCTATGGCGCGAACTACGAATATGATCATGATTCGCCGGAGGCCTTCTCGGGCCAGAACTACTGGCCTGATTCGCTCTCGCGGCAGAAGTTCTACAGACCGGTCGAGCGCGGATTTGAGCGCGAGATCGCCAAACGCCTCGACTATTGGGAGCGGCTGCGCAAAGAGCGCGGCGATTCATAA
- a CDS encoding efflux RND transporter permease subunit, whose protein sequence is MIKNLIAFSVRSRWLVVLLTALVVPLGVWSLMRLPIDAVPDITNNQVQINAFAPALSAFEIEKQVTYPIENAIAGIPGLEYTRSLSRNGFAQVTAVFADGVDIYFARQQVGERLTLAKEIFPPGVESHMGPVATGLSEIYMWSVDYAPRIREKPAPDGKPGWQRNGDYLTPEGQRLRNSLERTAYLRTVQDWIIKPQLRTVPGVAGVDSLGGYVKEYHVQPDPAKIYALGLSFADLAGIIERNNISRGAGYVERNGEGLVVRSAGRLESIDDIAKVVVSTRGGTPVRLEDIAEVGVGRELRMGSASMNGEEVVIGTALMLIGANSREVSSAVNAKMDEIRRLLPAGVEVRTILNRTVLVNATIKTVATNLVEGAALVILVLFVMLGNFRAALVTAMVIPLTMLLLGVGMHVGKISANLMSLGALDFGLIADGAIIVTENCLRRLTQRQNALGRTLTLEERLTTVIDSAVEMRRPTVYGQAIIILVYVPILTFSGVEGKMFHPMAMTVIMALASEFVLSLTFFPAMIAIALSGRVRESENVVVEGLKRAYEPMLKWAMAAPLKPIALGAGAFVLAAGLYLTLGEEFVPTLDEKNLAMQANRIPSASLTQAQAMQFEIERALRGFPEVDYVFSKTGTAEIATDPMPPNLTDTFIMLKPRDKWPDAGLDKAALIEKMEERLAQLPGNAYEFSQPIQLRFNELLAGVRGDIAVKVFGENFDVLLKAANQIAGVLNTVKGASDVKVEQVVGLPILDIAVDKGAIARLGLSVAAVQDVIGAAIGGQRAGVVFEGDRRFPIVVRLQDNLREDAQALESIPVALPSAAGATPVVLLKQVAKFSIQDGQNQISRENGHRRVVVSANVRGRDIASVVEEARAKIASKVTLPPGYWIAWGGQFENLAAARARLMIVVPACFFLIFLLLYSALGATRDALLVFTAVPLALSGGVAALWLRGMPMSVSAAVGFIALSGVAVLNGLVMRTYISQLIAGGMPERQAIFKGAMTRLRPVIMTALVASLGFLPMALATGTGAEVQKPIATVVIGGLISATALTLVVLPALYAFFCRSPESTTAQQSGG, encoded by the coding sequence ATGATCAAGAATCTCATCGCCTTCTCGGTCCGAAGCCGTTGGCTCGTCGTGTTGTTGACGGCGCTCGTCGTTCCGCTCGGCGTCTGGTCGCTGATGCGATTGCCGATCGACGCGGTGCCGGACATCACGAACAATCAGGTGCAGATCAACGCATTCGCGCCGGCGCTTTCGGCCTTCGAGATCGAGAAACAGGTCACCTATCCGATCGAGAACGCCATCGCGGGAATTCCGGGCCTCGAATATACCCGCTCGCTTTCGCGCAACGGCTTCGCGCAGGTCACCGCCGTCTTCGCCGACGGCGTCGACATTTATTTCGCGCGCCAGCAGGTCGGCGAACGCCTGACGCTCGCCAAGGAGATTTTTCCGCCTGGCGTCGAATCGCATATGGGCCCGGTCGCCACGGGCCTTTCCGAAATCTACATGTGGTCGGTCGACTACGCGCCGCGAATTCGCGAGAAACCGGCGCCGGACGGGAAGCCCGGCTGGCAGCGCAACGGCGATTATCTCACGCCGGAAGGGCAGAGGCTGCGCAATTCGCTCGAACGGACCGCCTATCTGCGCACCGTGCAGGATTGGATCATCAAGCCGCAGTTGCGCACCGTGCCGGGAGTCGCCGGCGTCGACTCGCTTGGCGGCTACGTCAAGGAATATCACGTCCAGCCGGACCCAGCGAAGATCTACGCGCTCGGACTGTCTTTCGCCGATCTCGCCGGCATTATCGAACGCAACAATATCAGCCGGGGCGCGGGCTATGTCGAACGCAACGGCGAGGGTCTCGTCGTGCGCAGCGCGGGACGGCTCGAGTCGATCGATGACATCGCCAAGGTCGTCGTCTCGACGCGCGGCGGCACCCCGGTGCGACTCGAAGACATCGCGGAGGTGGGCGTCGGACGCGAGCTGCGCATGGGCAGCGCCAGCATGAATGGCGAAGAGGTGGTGATCGGCACCGCGCTGATGCTGATCGGCGCCAACAGTCGCGAAGTGTCGAGCGCCGTCAATGCGAAGATGGACGAGATCCGCCGGCTGCTGCCGGCCGGCGTTGAAGTGCGCACGATCTTGAACCGCACCGTGCTCGTCAACGCCACGATTAAGACCGTCGCCACGAATCTCGTCGAGGGCGCGGCGCTCGTCATCCTCGTGCTCTTCGTCATGCTCGGCAATTTCCGCGCGGCGCTCGTGACGGCGATGGTCATACCGCTGACGATGCTGCTGCTTGGCGTCGGCATGCATGTTGGAAAGATCAGCGCCAATCTGATGAGTCTCGGCGCGCTCGATTTCGGATTGATCGCCGACGGCGCGATCATCGTCACCGAGAACTGCTTGCGTCGCCTGACGCAGCGTCAGAACGCCCTCGGCCGCACGCTCACGCTGGAGGAACGGCTGACGACCGTCATCGACTCGGCGGTCGAGATGCGGCGGCCGACGGTCTACGGCCAGGCGATCATCATTCTCGTCTATGTGCCGATTCTGACCTTTTCCGGAGTCGAAGGGAAAATGTTCCATCCGATGGCGATGACCGTCATCATGGCGCTCGCGTCGGAATTCGTTCTGTCGCTGACATTCTTCCCGGCAATGATCGCCATCGCGCTTTCCGGCCGCGTGCGCGAATCCGAAAATGTCGTCGTCGAAGGGCTCAAGCGCGCTTATGAGCCGATGTTGAAATGGGCGATGGCCGCGCCTTTGAAGCCGATCGCGCTCGGCGCCGGCGCCTTCGTTCTCGCCGCGGGTCTCTATCTGACGCTGGGCGAAGAATTCGTTCCGACGCTCGACGAAAAAAACCTCGCCATGCAGGCGAACCGCATCCCGAGCGCGTCGCTGACGCAGGCGCAGGCGATGCAATTCGAGATCGAACGCGCGCTGCGCGGTTTCCCGGAGGTCGACTACGTCTTCTCCAAAACCGGCACGGCCGAGATCGCAACCGATCCGATGCCGCCGAATCTGACCGATACTTTCATAATGCTGAAGCCGCGCGACAAATGGCCCGACGCGGGCCTCGACAAGGCGGCGCTGATCGAAAAAATGGAGGAACGGCTCGCGCAACTGCCGGGCAACGCCTACGAGTTCTCGCAGCCCATTCAACTGCGCTTCAATGAACTGCTCGCCGGCGTGCGCGGCGACATCGCGGTCAAGGTGTTCGGCGAAAATTTCGACGTTCTGTTGAAGGCGGCCAATCAGATCGCCGGCGTTCTCAATACGGTCAAAGGCGCGAGCGATGTAAAGGTCGAACAGGTGGTTGGCCTCCCGATTCTCGACATCGCCGTCGATAAGGGCGCGATTGCGCGCCTGGGCCTCAGCGTCGCCGCGGTGCAGGACGTGATCGGCGCGGCGATCGGCGGGCAAAGGGCTGGCGTGGTGTTCGAGGGCGACCGTCGCTTCCCCATCGTCGTTCGTCTGCAGGACAATCTGCGCGAGGACGCGCAGGCTTTGGAGTCGATTCCGGTCGCGCTTCCCTCGGCGGCGGGCGCCACGCCCGTCGTGCTGCTGAAGCAGGTGGCGAAATTCTCCATCCAGGACGGCCAGAACCAGATTTCGCGGGAAAACGGCCATCGCCGCGTCGTGGTCAGCGCCAATGTGCGCGGGCGCGACATCGCGTCGGTGGTCGAAGAGGCGCGCGCGAAAATCGCCTCGAAGGTGACGCTGCCGCCCGGCTACTGGATCGCCTGGGGCGGGCAATTCGAAAACCTCGCGGCGGCCCGGGCGCGGTTGATGATCGTCGTGCCGGCCTGCTTCTTCTTGATCTTTCTGCTGCTCTATTCGGCGCTCGGCGCGACGCGCGACGCGCTGCTGGTGTTCACCGCGGTGCCGCTGGCGCTTTCCGGCGGCGTCGCCGCGCTGTGGCTGCGCGGCATGCCCATGTCCGTCTCGGCGGCGGTCGGCTTCATCGCGCTTTCGGGCGTCGCTGTGCTCAACGGCCTCGTCATGCGCACTTATATTTCGCAACTGATCGCAGGCGGCATGCCCGAACGCCAGGCGATCTTCAAAGGCGCGATGACGCGGTTGCGGCCGGTCATCATGACGGCCCTCGTCGCGTCGCTCGGCTTTCTGCCGATGGCGCTCGCGACGGGCACCGGCGCCGAAGTGCAAAAGCCGATCGCGACGGTCGTCATCGGCGGCCTGATCAGCGCCACGGCGCTGACTCTTGTGGTCCTGCCTGCGCTTTACGCGTTTTTCTGTCGTTCGCCAGAGTCAACGACCGCGCAGCAAAGCGGAGGCTGA
- a CDS encoding TolC family outer membrane protein — MRGVASVLICFFLSGGATHAETLMGAMRRAYNANPQLNAGRAELRAIDERVPQAEAGMRPRVSGDAYLGVQQNRLVTKQRDVNINDPTDTSVTKNIQNGGSIPRSAHLTFEQPIFDGFKTQNQTRAAESGVFAGRERLRLTEQRILFDAVTAYMNVLRDTAALKLQESNVAVLKEQLRQTRERYQYGQITLTDVAQVEARLAGGASLAGAARATLDASIGVYRKTVGVEPTRLAPGAPIDRLLPKSREEAERIAQHEHPFILAALHEADVADLDIKALEADFMPKLSIVGDVFTQTDISGVGNRNVGAKVLGHLNVPIYEGGLTSSRVRQAKETAGQRRFDADVARAEVLSLVRAYWGALQAAKTQISAAQTQIAAAERALYGVREEAKAGQRTTLEILIAQQELLYARIALLIAQRDRVVASYAVLSSLGRLSSDWLGLTPGGYDPAIHFEQVKDLWGDPTTPDR, encoded by the coding sequence ATGCGCGGCGTCGCCTCGGTCCTGATCTGCTTCTTTCTGAGCGGCGGCGCGACGCATGCGGAAACCTTGATGGGCGCGATGCGTCGCGCCTATAACGCCAATCCGCAGCTTAACGCCGGCAGAGCCGAACTGCGCGCCATCGACGAAAGAGTGCCGCAGGCGGAGGCCGGCATGCGGCCGCGCGTTTCCGGCGACGCCTACCTCGGCGTCCAGCAAAATCGGCTTGTCACCAAGCAGCGCGACGTCAACATCAACGATCCGACGGATACCTCCGTCACGAAGAACATTCAGAACGGCGGCAGCATTCCGCGCTCCGCCCACCTGACGTTCGAGCAACCGATATTCGACGGGTTCAAGACACAAAACCAAACGCGCGCGGCGGAGTCGGGCGTCTTCGCCGGACGCGAGCGGCTGCGCCTGACCGAACAGCGCATATTGTTCGACGCCGTCACCGCCTATATGAACGTCCTGCGCGACACGGCGGCGCTCAAACTTCAGGAAAGCAACGTCGCGGTCCTGAAGGAGCAATTGCGCCAAACGCGGGAGCGCTATCAGTACGGACAGATCACCTTGACGGATGTCGCGCAGGTCGAGGCGCGGCTCGCCGGCGGCGCGTCTCTCGCCGGCGCCGCGCGCGCCACGCTCGACGCCAGCATCGGCGTCTATCGCAAGACGGTCGGCGTCGAGCCGACGAGGCTCGCGCCGGGCGCGCCGATCGACCGATTGCTGCCGAAGTCGCGCGAAGAGGCGGAACGCATCGCGCAACACGAACATCCGTTCATCCTCGCGGCCCTTCACGAGGCCGACGTCGCCGATCTCGACATCAAGGCGCTCGAAGCCGACTTCATGCCCAAACTGTCGATCGTCGGCGATGTTTTTACGCAGACCGATATTTCCGGCGTCGGCAACCGCAATGTCGGCGCGAAAGTCCTCGGACACCTCAACGTGCCGATTTATGAGGGCGGCCTGACGTCCTCCCGGGTGCGGCAGGCGAAGGAAACCGCCGGGCAGCGACGGTTCGACGCCGACGTCGCGCGCGCCGAAGTTCTCTCGCTGGTGCGCGCCTATTGGGGCGCGCTGCAGGCGGCGAAAACTCAGATTTCAGCCGCGCAAACGCAAATCGCCGCAGCCGAGCGCGCGCTTTACGGGGTGCGAGAAGAAGCCAAGGCCGGTCAGCGCACGACGCTTGAAATTCTTATCGCGCAGCAAGAGCTGCTTTACGCGCGCATCGCGCTCCTCATCGCGCAGCGCGACCGCGTCGTCGCCTCCTATGCCGTGCTCTCTTCGCTCGGGCGGCTGTCTTCGGACTGGCTCGGTCTTACGCCCGGCGGCTATGATCCGGCGATCCATTTCGAGCAGGTGAAGGATCTCTGGGGCGACCCGACCACGCCAGACCGCTAG
- a CDS encoding efflux RND transporter periplasmic adaptor subunit, with amino-acid sequence MTRYRSVLVIAVLASLAIGAALPSLFGAMRSRVAPDRQGEAIRPEPADGEVRLSAAQIEASKIATAMVGPGVVTRRITAPAAIKPDPDKIARVAAKVVGVVEEMRKRLGDQAARGETIAIIDSREVAEAKSEYLAASANFDLQNVLFQREKGLFEKKITAEQLFLKAKTVFMEAKVKLDLARQKLAALDMSEQEIAALPSQPIADLRRKEIRAPISGRVIERLVSVGQPVGGEGQAKELYVISDLSVVEAELAVPAADLALLREGQEVRIQNAEGRAFEGKITYVNAMITRETRSGQILARFPNPDFSLRPGSLVEAEISLKEARVKLKIPRSAVMIIDGKPNVFVRTPEGFARRDVELGRGDDGSVEVVSGVQQGEQIAVSNVFLLKAELGKQNIPEE; translated from the coding sequence ATGACCCGTTATAGGTCCGTTCTGGTTATAGCCGTTCTCGCGAGCCTGGCGATTGGCGCCGCGCTGCCGTCGCTCTTCGGCGCCATGCGCAGCCGCGTCGCGCCCGACCGCCAAGGCGAGGCGATCCGGCCCGAGCCCGCCGACGGCGAAGTCCGGCTTTCCGCCGCTCAGATCGAAGCCTCCAAGATCGCGACGGCGATGGTCGGCCCTGGCGTCGTTACGCGCCGGATTACGGCGCCTGCCGCGATCAAACCCGATCCGGACAAAATCGCGCGCGTCGCCGCCAAGGTCGTAGGCGTGGTCGAAGAGATGCGCAAGCGCCTTGGAGACCAGGCCGCGCGCGGCGAAACCATCGCGATTATCGACTCCCGTGAAGTGGCCGAAGCGAAGAGCGAGTATCTCGCCGCATCGGCGAATTTCGATCTGCAGAATGTGCTTTTTCAACGCGAAAAAGGACTGTTCGAGAAGAAGATCACCGCAGAGCAGCTGTTTCTGAAGGCCAAAACGGTCTTCATGGAAGCCAAAGTGAAGCTCGATCTTGCGCGCCAGAAACTCGCCGCGCTGGACATGAGCGAGCAGGAGATCGCCGCACTGCCGTCTCAGCCGATCGCCGATCTTCGCCGCAAGGAGATCCGCGCGCCGATCTCCGGGCGCGTCATCGAGCGTCTGGTGAGCGTCGGCCAGCCGGTCGGCGGCGAGGGTCAGGCCAAGGAGCTCTACGTCATCTCCGATCTCTCCGTCGTCGAGGCTGAACTCGCCGTGCCCGCCGCCGATCTCGCCCTGTTGCGCGAGGGGCAGGAGGTTCGGATTCAAAACGCCGAAGGACGCGCCTTCGAAGGCAAGATCACCTATGTCAATGCGATGATCACCCGGGAGACGCGGTCGGGTCAGATTCTTGCGCGCTTCCCCAACCCGGATTTCTCGCTGCGTCCGGGCAGCCTCGTGGAGGCGGAAATTTCCCTCAAAGAGGCGCGGGTGAAACTCAAAATCCCCCGCTCGGCGGTGATGATCATCGACGGCAAGCCCAATGTCTTCGTTCGCACGCCAGAGGGCTTTGCCAGGCGCGACGTCGAACTGGGACGGGGAGACGATGGTTCGGTTGAAGTCGTCTCCGGAGTGCAGCAGGGAGAGCAGATCGCCGTCTCCAATGTCTTTCTGCTGAAGGCGGAGCTCGGCAAGCAGAACATTCCGGAGGAATGA
- the acnA gene encoding aconitate hydratase AcnA translates to MASLNSFNACQTLVVGNRSYQYFSLRAAERNGLRDVSRLPYSLKVVLENLLRNEDGRSVARESIETFAKWLEEKGKTEREIAFRPARVLMQDFTGVPAVVDLAAMRDAVVALGGTAQKINPLVPVDLVIDHSVIVDSFGTPQAFARNVECEYERNGERYRFLKWGQSAFDNFRVVPPGTGICHQVNLEYLGQTVWTRTERIDGETVELAYPDTLVGTDSHTTMINGLAVLGWGVGGIEAEAAMLGQPLSMLAPEVIGFKLTGAPKEGVTATDVVLTVTQMLRKKGVVGKFVEFFGEGLDHLSLADRATIANMAPEYGATCGFFPIDQETLAYLRMSGRADDRLALIEAYARAQGMLRESGAPDPEFTDTLGLDLSEVTPSLAGPKRPESRAALSDVGSAFLGALASEYKKEDGLAQRYGVEGESFDLGHGDVVIAAITSCTNTSNPSVLIGAGLLARNAAARGLKAKPWVKTSLAPGSQVVAQYLAKSGLQKYLDDLGFNLVGFGCTTCIGNSGPLPPAISKTINEHDLVAASVLSGNRNFEGRVNPDVQANYLASPPLVVAYALAGTMAIDLTKEPLGHDSAGAPVYLRDIWPSNAEIATFVRDQVTRNLFRETYANVFSGDAHWRAVEAPSSETYAWDGQSTYVRNPPYFVGLQREPKPVEDIVGARILALFGDKITTDHISPAGSIKAASPAGKWLMEHGVAPADFNQYGTRRGNHEVMMRGTFANIRIKNHIMRDAKGLTPEGGLTRHYPGGEIMPIYDAAMRYRDEGAPLVVMAGAEYGNGSSRDWAAKGAMLLGVRAVIAKSFERIHRSNLVGMGVVPLTFEEGTGWDTLGLKGDETVTIHGLREGLAPRKTLVASISFSDGSTKTVPLLARIDTLDELEYFKNGGILPYVLRQLVP, encoded by the coding sequence ATGGCTTCGCTCAATAGTTTCAACGCCTGCCAGACGCTCGTCGTCGGGAATCGGTCCTATCAATATTTCTCCTTGAGGGCGGCTGAGCGAAACGGGCTTCGAGACGTCTCTCGCCTGCCCTATTCGCTCAAGGTCGTCCTGGAAAATTTGCTGCGCAACGAGGACGGCCGTTCGGTCGCCAGGGAGTCGATCGAAACCTTCGCGAAATGGCTCGAGGAAAAAGGCAAGACGGAGCGCGAAATCGCCTTCCGGCCGGCGCGCGTGCTGATGCAGGATTTTACCGGCGTGCCGGCGGTCGTCGATCTTGCGGCGATGCGTGACGCCGTCGTCGCGCTCGGCGGGACCGCGCAGAAGATCAACCCGCTGGTTCCCGTCGATCTTGTCATCGACCATTCGGTGATCGTCGACAGTTTCGGCACGCCGCAGGCCTTCGCCCGCAACGTCGAATGCGAATATGAGCGCAATGGCGAGCGCTACCGGTTTTTGAAATGGGGACAGTCGGCGTTCGACAATTTCCGCGTCGTGCCGCCCGGCACCGGCATCTGCCACCAGGTCAATCTCGAATATCTCGGGCAGACCGTCTGGACGCGCACCGAGCGCATCGACGGCGAGACGGTCGAACTCGCCTATCCCGACACGCTGGTCGGCACCGATTCGCATACGACGATGATCAACGGCCTCGCCGTGCTCGGCTGGGGGGTCGGCGGCATTGAGGCCGAGGCCGCGATGCTCGGCCAACCTTTGTCGATGCTCGCCCCGGAAGTGATCGGCTTCAAGCTCACCGGCGCGCCGAAGGAAGGCGTGACGGCGACGGACGTCGTCCTGACCGTCACGCAGATGCTGCGCAAAAAAGGCGTGGTCGGAAAGTTCGTGGAGTTCTTTGGCGAAGGGCTCGATCATCTCAGCCTCGCCGATCGCGCGACCATCGCCAATATGGCGCCCGAATATGGCGCGACCTGCGGCTTCTTCCCCATCGATCAGGAGACGCTCGCATATCTACGCATGTCCGGGCGCGCCGACGACCGCCTCGCGCTGATCGAAGCCTATGCCCGCGCGCAGGGAATGCTGCGCGAATCCGGCGCGCCCGATCCCGAATTCACCGACACGCTGGGCCTCGATCTTTCGGAGGTGACGCCGTCGCTCGCCGGCCCAAAGCGTCCCGAGAGCCGGGCCGCGCTTTCCGACGTCGGCTCGGCGTTTCTCGGCGCGCTGGCGAGCGAGTATAAGAAGGAAGACGGGCTCGCGCAGCGCTATGGCGTCGAAGGCGAAAGCTTCGATCTCGGCCATGGCGACGTCGTCATCGCCGCCATCACCTCCTGCACCAACACGTCCAACCCCAGCGTGCTCATCGGCGCGGGATTGCTGGCGCGCAACGCCGCCGCGCGCGGACTGAAGGCGAAACCTTGGGTGAAAACCTCGCTCGCCCCGGGCAGTCAGGTCGTCGCGCAATATCTCGCGAAGTCCGGATTGCAGAAATACCTCGACGATCTCGGCTTCAACCTTGTCGGATTCGGCTGCACGACCTGCATCGGCAACTCCGGCCCGCTGCCGCCGGCGATCTCCAAGACCATCAACGAGCATGACCTCGTCGCGGCCTCGGTGCTGTCGGGAAATCGCAATTTCGAAGGCCGGGTCAATCCCGACGTCCAGGCGAATTACCTCGCCTCGCCGCCGCTCGTCGTCGCCTATGCGCTCGCGGGCACGATGGCGATCGATCTGACGAAAGAGCCTCTCGGACACGACAGCGCCGGGGCGCCGGTCTATCTGCGCGACATCTGGCCGTCGAACGCGGAAATCGCGACCTTCGTCCGCGATCAGGTGACGCGCAATCTGTTTCGCGAGACCTACGCCAACGTCTTTTCGGGCGACGCGCATTGGCGCGCGGTCGAAGCGCCGAGCAGCGAGACATACGCGTGGGACGGCCAGTCCACCTATGTGCGCAACCCGCCCTACTTCGTCGGCCTGCAGCGCGAACCCAAGCCTGTGGAAGATATCGTCGGCGCGCGCATCCTCGCGCTCTTTGGCGACAAGATCACCACCGATCACATCTCGCCCGCCGGCTCGATCAAGGCGGCGTCGCCCGCCGGCAAATGGCTGATGGAGCATGGCGTCGCGCCGGCCGATTTCAATCAATACGGCACGCGTCGCGGCAACCATGAAGTGATGATGCGCGGCACTTTCGCCAATATCCGCATCAAGAATCACATCATGCGGGATGCGAAAGGCCTCACGCCGGAAGGCGGATTGACCAGGCATTATCCCGGCGGCGAGATCATGCCGATCTATGACGCCGCCATGCGCTACCGAGACGAGGGCGCGCCGCTGGTCGTCATGGCCGGCGCCGAATATGGCAACGGCTCGTCACGCGACTGGGCGGCGAAGGGCGCCATGCTGCTTGGGGTTCGCGCGGTGATCGCCAAGAGTTTCGAGCGCATCCACCGTTCCAATCTCGTCGGCATGGGCGTCGTGCCGCTCACCTTTGAAGAAGGGACAGGTTGGGACACGCTCGGACTCAAGGGCGATGAGACCGTAACCATCCATGGCTTGCGCGAGGGACTTGCGCCGCGCAAAACTCTGGTCGCTTCGATCTCGTTCTCGGATGGGTCCACCAAGACTGTGCCGTTGCTTGCGCGCATCGATACGCTCGACGAGTTAGAATACTTCAAGAATGGCGGCATCCTTCCTTACGTGTTGCGACAACTCGTCCCTTAG